The Rhizoctonia solani chromosome 1, complete sequence sequence ACCTCCTTGGCCATTGCCTTCCACCATTCCTCTGCATTTGGCCTGGATAGCGCCTCTGCAATGGTAGGACTGTTGGTTGTTGGCGTTGGCAGTTCATTGTTGATGAATGTCCATGTTGGTTCCATATCTCCAGACAACGCCAAGGTGGGGTTTGGCTGTTTGGGGATCAATGGTTCATTTAGGTATAGCTGTTCAAATTGTTTGCAAAGTTTGTCaatggttggtttgggtgTTGTTGGGGTGACCATTGAGTAGGTAAGGTCCGGGGTGCCGGTATTGGTGGGTAGTACAGTGGGGGGACTGTTGAAGAGGTTGTATGTGCTAGGTACAGTGTTGTTGGAGCTATTGGGGTTGCTGGGCGTGATAGGGACATTGGAGAACTCTATTAAAAGGTTAGCAGTTTTGTTCTTTGGCTGAGAACCTGACTGACCAGACATGGGAGGGTGCCAGATCTTGAGGGTAATCCCTCCTTGCACATTGTCAAGTTTGATGGGAGCAACATTAGGATTCCAACTGCAGGTTTGGACTCCTGCGTTGTTGGTTCTGGACATAAGTGCATTGAGTTGTTGTAGTGCATTTGTAGTTGCACTAGGGTTAATGCGCATAGCAGAGTGAGAACAAGTAGTATAAGGTTTAAGTACGTTATTGTGAGTGAGTTTAGTTGGTTTGTTGGATGCTTTTTGTCCAATCTTAGGCTCACTTTTTATATCTACAGATCTGTTCAAGTCACTCTTTTCTTCCTTGCTGGCTGTAtgcactccccctgttctGGCGGGTTCTTTTGGTTGTTCTGCAGCGCTGTTGGCACaagtcatctccccctcagtGGGTGGAGCAACTGTATCTCCCCAATCCTGGTTGATTCTGGGTTCTTCACTAACCATGTTTACTCTTGGAAAGGTAATGTTCCTCAAGTGTAATATCCTGTTCAGTCCTGATTTGTAGTATCTCCAGCTTTTGCCTTGtacttccaatattccaacaAATATTGCTTGGAATGCTTTTGCGTCTAACTTAGATTGATCTCCAGTTTGATCTAGTATGTAGCATTTACTTCCCCACGGTCTTAATGTACTAACATTCAGCTTCTTGCCCCAAAATGACTTGAATGGAGTCATCCAAAACATTCCATGCACTTGTGTTGGAACTTGATTCTTAAGGTAACAGGCATATGCAATTGCCTTGTTCCATAGGAATTTTGGTGCATTTGACTCAAGCATCATTGCTTGCGCCTTATCAGTGAGTGTCCAGTTTAATCTCTCAGCTATACTGTTTTGCTGAGATGAATGCAGGGCCATTGTTTCTAATATTGTCCCTTTCTGCGCCACATACTCAATCCATTCTTTGTTCACAAACTTGCCTCCATTATCAGAACAGACTTTCTttattttcttttccttttgtGTATTTAACATTGCTTTGAATGCCTTATATTCATTCAGCATTTTGTCTTTGTGCCCAAGGAATCCCAAGCAAGTGAATCTTGTAGCTACATCTGTGAATGATACATAGTATCTGTATTGGCTGATTGAGAGTGTACGCGCAGGTCCCCATACATTGGTAACTATTAACTCACCAATATTGGATatttttgttgccaattcatTTGGATATGGTTGTGTATGCGCCTTTGCTTGTATGCATACTTTGCATTTGAAGTTGAGTccttctttgtctttgtttattTCCATCCCTTTGATTGCTTTGGTGCTTTTCAGGCGTTGGAGAGCTTGCAGACTAATATGTCCTAGCATTTTTGTGCCATTCAAACCAAGTTCAACCAGTTTGTTTCATCAGTGCCAACTCATTGATTGTtttcttcattcttgctGTTTCCTTACTAACTGCTGTTCCACTGATTTTCCATAAATTTCTGTGTTTGTGATCACTCAGTTTTGATCTGTAAGTGATTGGATCATTGTTTGCGCCATATATGACTAATTGGTCCCAATCCATTGATATCCAATAGCCTTTATCAGTTACTAGCAATAAGCTGATAAGGTTTGCCGGGGAGCTTGGCACATATGCTACATTAGTAAGTTTGATACTTCTATATTCATCTTTGTCTGGGTTGGCTAAGCATAATAGCTCCACTGTACCTTGGCCTAATATGGGTTCCTTACCAGTCACACCTGTAACATATCCTGTCAATTGATTATACTCACTGAATAGGCTTCTATTGTTTGCTATGTGAGTTGTTGTTCCACTATCAGCAATCCAGGTGTTCATTGGCTTACTTCCATATATATTCAAATTCTCAAGGGTCAAGAATGCGTAGTTGGCATGGCTGTTATTGTCCTCAACAGCTATATGTGTCCTTGCATTGCTGTTTCAGGCTTTGTTTGGTGCGTTGAATTTTCTATTTGTTCCTTTGCCATTGTTCTGACCAGGTTTGTatgcacctccacctggGCCCCTACATTTGGCTGCCCAGTGTCCTATCTTACTGCAGTTATTGCATTTAGACTTGGACTTATCTGGTCCCTTACTGCCGGTACATATAGGTTTATTGAAGcttgctttgtttgtactAAAGAATGCTTTCCCTTCTGGGTTTTGGGCATTCTTTCTATGTGCTTCAGCTGTTATGCAAGATCTAATGTCATTCACTTGGTTTGATAATGCACTGTTATCTTGTAAATCAAATTGGAAACTTACTGATTGGGAGAACAAATCCCATGAATCAGGTAAGCTTGCTATCAATGTTGT is a genomic window containing:
- a CDS encoding Retrovirus-related Pol polyprotein from transposon TNT 1-94 encodes the protein MVSEEPRINQDWGDTVAPPTEGEMTCANSAAEQPKEPARTGGVHTASKEEKSDLNRSVDIKSEPKIGQKASNKPTKLTHNNVLKPYTTCSHSAMRINPSATTNALQQLNALMSRTNNAGVQTCSWNPNVAPIKLDNVQGGITLKIWHPPMSEFSNVPITPSNPNSSNNTVPSTYNLFNSPPTVLPTNTGTPDLTYSMVTPTTPKPTIDKLCKQFEQLYLNEPLIPKQPNPTLALSGDMEPTWTFINNELPTPTTNSPTIAEALSRPNAEEWWKAMAKEVSTLEQMGTYKLTDLPPKHKAMGNKWVLVLKHNKNSTPIQHKARLVAQGFSQQPGIDFDKTFAPVVRLDSICTLVSIANQYDWDIQQLDVNLAYLHTKVNKDLYMQQIPYFSNSTNKVLKLKQSIYGLKQAGQMWNKLYNTKLKAIGYTPCFTNTCVYQQINNINSELCVSIIATHVDNSIVISLPNHSDITISKLLRAFNMRNLGPIHHFLGIASQRNHKNGIITLNQAAYINSLVDYAGLAEAYPANTPFSPTVQLT